The sequence CTCCCGCGCAGGCTTGTCGCGATAGACCGGAATCATCAGCCGCTGGTTCACGGCATGGCCCAGCAGCATCGGAAAGCTCGCCAGGAAATAGCCGATGTTGTAGATCCCCAGCACCTCAAGCGGCACGAATTTCCCCAGGATCGCCCGGTCCCCTTGAGAGGTCAGGAACCAGAAGGCGGTGGACAGGAAAATCCACTTGCCGAAATGGATCAGCTCGCGGGCGGCGGCTTTCTCCCAGCGGAACCGGTTGGCCGCCCCCGGCAGACCGTAGTGGCACAGGGTCAGCTTGGCCGCGGCCTGGATCACCCCGCCCAGCACCAGCGCAATCACCGACTCCGTCGCCAGCGCCAGCGCAATCATCGCCGCCAGCCCGATCACCTGGCCGCCGAGGTCCAGCACGGTGACACGCCCCGCCAGCAGATGCCGGTGCGCGGTCTCGATCCGCGTCGGGTTAAAGCCGGCAATCGCCAGCCCGGCGCCTGCAATCGGCAGATACACCAGCAGCTCCGGCGCGCCATAAAATGCGGCCGCGGGCCAGGCCAGAAGCGCTGTCAGCGCCCACAGGCCAAAGCCGCGGATCACCTGTATGGTCCAGGCAGTATTCAGAAACGCCGGATCGTCCCCCCGCTTGTTCTGGGCAATCGACGGCCCGATGCCAACATCCGAGAACAGCGACAGCCCTACCGTCACAACGGTGACCAGCGCCATCAGGCCAAAGGCTTCGGGGAACAGAATACGGGTCAGGATCAGGTTGGACGCCAGCCGCAGGGCCTGGCTGCCGCCATAACCGATCACCAGCCAGGAGGCCGAACGCAGCACCCGCGCCGCCATCCCCTGGCCTGCAAAATGCGATGCAACCCGCTGCATGCTGTTCCTGTCCCAAACGTCCGCCACCGCAGGCTAGGGAGGCGGGGCAGGGGCGTCAATCTCGGCGCGCCTGCGGTGGCGCAGACAGCCCCGTCAGCCCGGAATTGCAAGACAATACTGCAACCTGTGCCGCATTCTCCACGCCTGGGCGACAAGCGCCACGGGGTGCTGGGCAAGCCGGTAAACCGCCGCTAACCTGCCGCGGACACTTGCCTTTTTACACGGATTTTTCAGCGTTGAAGATCGCCTATGTCCTGAACACCTATCCGCAGCCCTCGCACAGCTTCATCCGCCGCGAGCTGCAGGCGCTGGAGCGTCAGGGCGTGGATATCCTGCGCCTGGCAATGCGCCCCTCCGGCGCGGCGCTTGCCGATCCCGGTGACCAAGCCGAGGCGGACCGCACCGAATATGTTCTGAAGGCCGGGCCCGGGCGCTTGCTGGCGGCTCTGGCGCGGGAGGCGGCGGCACCGGCCCGCTTCGGGCAGGCGCTGAGCCTGGCGCTGAAGCTGGCGCGGGCCTCGGACAAGGGCGTCCTGCGGCACCTGATCTACCTGGCGGAGGCCGCCTTTGTGAAACAGCGCTGCGCGGCCGAAGGGGTGCAGCACATGCACGCGCATTTCGGCACCAACTCTGCCGCTGTTGCGATGCTGGCACATGTGCTGGGCGGCCCCGGCTACAGCTTCACCGTGCACGGGCCGGAGGAGTTCGACGCACCGCACGCCCTGTCGCTGGGTGAGAAAATCAACCGGGCCAGTTTCACCGTTGCCGTCAGCAGCTTCGGCAGAAGCCAGCTGAGTCGTTGGGCTGCTTTCGGCAAATGGGACAGCCTGAAGGTTGTGCACTGCGGCATTGAGCCGGACCGCTTCGCCAGCCCCGCGCCGCTGCCCAAGGGGCCGCTGCGGCTGGCTGCGATCGGACGGTTTGTCGAGCAGAAGGGCCAGATGGTGCTGGTCCGCGCCATGGCACAGCTGGTTAAGGAAATCCCGGACCTGCATCTGGCGCTGATCGGCGACGGGGAGATGCGCGCGGATCTGGAAGCGGAGATCGCAAGGCACGGGCTGGGCGGTCACATCACCCTGACCGGCTGGCTGGCGGAGGAGGGTGTGCGGGCGGAGCTGGCCCGTGCCCATGCGCTGGTGATGCCCTCCTTTGCCGAGGGTTTGCCGATGGTGGTGATGGAGGCGATGGCGGCTGCACGCCCGGTCATCGCAACCTATATCGCCGGTACGCCTGAGCTAGTGGTGCCAGGGCAGACCGGCTGGCTGGTGCCGGCCGGGGATGAAACTGCGCTCGCCGGGGCGGTTCTGGAGCTGGCGCAAACACCGCCGGACAAGCTTGCCGCTATGGGGCAGGCCGGCCGCGTCCGGGTGCTAGGGCGCCACGACAGCGCCACCGA is a genomic window of Leisingera caerulea DSM 24564 containing:
- a CDS encoding glycosyltransferase, with the translated sequence MKIAYVLNTYPQPSHSFIRRELQALERQGVDILRLAMRPSGAALADPGDQAEADRTEYVLKAGPGRLLAALAREAAAPARFGQALSLALKLARASDKGVLRHLIYLAEAAFVKQRCAAEGVQHMHAHFGTNSAAVAMLAHVLGGPGYSFTVHGPEEFDAPHALSLGEKINRASFTVAVSSFGRSQLSRWAAFGKWDSLKVVHCGIEPDRFASPAPLPKGPLRLAAIGRFVEQKGQMVLVRAMAQLVKEIPDLHLALIGDGEMRADLEAEIARHGLGGHITLTGWLAEEGVRAELARAHALVMPSFAEGLPMVVMEAMAAARPVIATYIAGTPELVVPGQTGWLVPAGDETALAGAVLELAQTPPDKLAAMGQAGRVRVLGRHDSATEAAKLAEHIRQTIAG
- a CDS encoding oligosaccharide flippase family protein, translated to MQRVASHFAGQGMAARVLRSASWLVIGYGGSQALRLASNLILTRILFPEAFGLMALVTVVTVGLSLFSDVGIGPSIAQNKRGDDPAFLNTAWTIQVIRGFGLWALTALLAWPAAAFYGAPELLVYLPIAGAGLAIAGFNPTRIETAHRHLLAGRVTVLDLGGQVIGLAAMIALALATESVIALVLGGVIQAAAKLTLCHYGLPGAANRFRWEKAAARELIHFGKWIFLSTAFWFLTSQGDRAILGKFVPLEVLGIYNIGYFLASFPMLLGHAVNQRLMIPVYRDKPAREAPENLRRQRQLRGGLTAGILAMLLGMAWAGPWLVQLLYDDRYVQAGPMIVLIALALAPAVITMTYDQAALAAGDSRGFFVFSAARACLQTVMFLGGVVWFGLAGGIAALGLAMLAAYPVLVRLARRHHVWDPLHDAGFALLTVAAGGAALSWHWEEVTAMAAALSAP